Proteins encoded within one genomic window of Pectobacterium araliae:
- the fklB gene encoding FKBP-type peptidyl-prolyl cis-trans isomerase: MTTPSFDSVEAQASYGIGLQVGQQLQESGLEGLIPEALLAGLRDALEGNAPAVPVDVVHRALREVHERADAVRRDRQQELAVEGQQFLAENAQKEGVDSTESGLQFRVLTQGDGAIPARQDRVRVHYTGRLIDGSVFDSSVERGQPAEFPVSGVIPGWIEALTLMPVGSKWELYIPHNLAYGERGAGASIPPFSALIFEVELLEIL; the protein is encoded by the coding sequence ATGACAACACCTTCTTTTGATAGCGTCGAAGCGCAGGCAAGTTACGGCATCGGCTTACAGGTTGGTCAACAGTTACAGGAATCAGGGCTTGAAGGCTTGATCCCAGAAGCTCTGCTTGCTGGTCTACGCGATGCGCTGGAAGGTAACGCGCCAGCGGTGCCTGTGGATGTGGTTCACCGTGCGCTGCGTGAAGTTCATGAACGTGCCGATGCCGTGCGTCGCGATCGCCAACAGGAGCTGGCAGTAGAAGGCCAACAGTTCCTGGCGGAAAATGCGCAGAAAGAAGGCGTGGATAGCACGGAATCCGGTCTGCAATTCCGCGTGTTAACACAGGGTGATGGGGCGATTCCTGCTCGTCAGGATCGTGTTCGTGTGCATTATACCGGTCGCCTGATTGACGGTAGCGTGTTCGATAGCTCCGTTGAGCGTGGTCAACCTGCTGAGTTCCCGGTCAGTGGCGTCATTCCTGGCTGGATTGAGGCGTTGACGCTGATGCCAGTCGGTTCTAAGTGGGAGCTCTATATCCCGCATAATCTGGCGTATGGCGAACGTGGTGCAGGTGCTTCCATTCCGCCATTCAGCGCGCTGATTTTTGAAGTGGAATTGCTGGAAATTCTGTAA
- a CDS encoding DUF2502 domain-containing protein, with protein sequence MFKPLVISALFVGMFAVMPAPEAKGASIDLMPGVTLNIGERDRRGNYWDGYDWRSERWWQEHRGDYRGERNRHGYYWDGWRWRDARGWRESQRERLNFDKRRFGSPRYVDERGPRRGDWDRRGHERGNGYYRNGRGSFRD encoded by the coding sequence ATGTTTAAGCCACTCGTCATCAGTGCCCTGTTTGTGGGAATGTTTGCGGTTATGCCAGCACCAGAGGCTAAGGGTGCCAGCATCGATCTGATGCCCGGCGTCACGTTGAATATTGGTGAGCGTGACAGGCGTGGTAATTACTGGGACGGCTATGACTGGCGCAGCGAGCGCTGGTGGCAGGAGCACCGGGGTGACTATCGTGGTGAGCGTAATCGGCACGGTTACTACTGGGATGGTTGGCGCTGGCGTGATGCTCGCGGGTGGCGTGAGAGCCAGCGCGAGAGACTTAATTTTGATAAGCGTCGTTTTGGTTCTCCACGCTATGTTGACGAGCGTGGTCCACGTCGCGGCGATTGGGATAGGCGCGGACATGAGCGAGGAAATGGCTATTATCGCAATGGGCGGGGATCGTTCCGCGATTAG
- a CDS encoding hemolysin family protein has translation MLNSLLLILCLIAISAFFSLSEISLAASRKIKLKLMADEGNLNADMVLKFQETPGIFFTVIQIGVNAVAILAGIIGDAAFSPTFSMLFERFMSPEAADKVSFICSFVLVTSLFILFGDLTPKRIGMIAPETVAVRIINPMRFCLFLFRPLVWIFNGLANVIFRLLKLPMVRKDDITSDDIYAVVEAGALAGVLRKQEHELIENVFELESRTVPSSMTSRESVVYFDLREQEDSIKEKIAQQPHSKFLVCDGTIDQIVGYVDSKDLLIRVLGNQSLTLSSGVQIRPALIVPDTLTLSEALESFKTAGEDFAVILNEYALIVGIITLNDVMTTLMGDLVGQGMEEQIVARDENSWLVEGGTPIEDVMRALNIDDFPHSGNYETIGGFMMYTLRKIPKRTDAVRFSGYKFEVVDIDSYKIDQLLVTRLESRPAAAASANSESAE, from the coding sequence ATGTTAAACAGTCTATTACTGATTCTTTGTCTTATTGCCATCAGTGCATTTTTCTCGTTGTCTGAGATCTCGCTGGCGGCGTCCCGTAAAATTAAACTTAAACTGATGGCCGATGAGGGGAATCTCAACGCCGATATGGTGCTCAAGTTTCAGGAAACACCCGGCATCTTCTTTACCGTGATTCAAATTGGCGTCAACGCCGTCGCTATTCTGGCCGGTATCATCGGCGATGCGGCATTTTCTCCTACTTTTTCCATGCTGTTTGAACGCTTTATGTCACCTGAAGCCGCAGATAAAGTCAGTTTCATCTGCTCATTCGTCCTTGTCACCAGCCTGTTCATCCTGTTTGGCGATCTCACCCCGAAACGCATTGGTATGATTGCGCCAGAAACCGTCGCGGTTCGCATAATCAACCCCATGCGCTTCTGCCTGTTCCTTTTCCGCCCACTGGTTTGGATATTTAACGGCCTGGCTAACGTTATTTTTCGCCTGCTCAAACTGCCGATGGTGCGTAAAGATGACATTACGTCCGATGATATTTATGCCGTGGTGGAAGCGGGTGCGCTGGCTGGCGTACTGCGTAAGCAGGAACATGAACTCATCGAGAACGTCTTTGAGCTGGAATCCCGCACGGTGCCATCTTCCATGACCTCGCGCGAAAGCGTGGTTTACTTCGATCTGCGCGAGCAGGAAGATAGCATTAAGGAAAAAATCGCCCAGCAGCCACATTCCAAGTTTCTGGTTTGCGATGGCACGATCGATCAGATCGTCGGCTACGTGGATTCCAAGGACCTGCTGATTCGGGTGCTGGGAAACCAAAGCCTGACACTGAGCAGCGGCGTGCAGATTCGTCCGGCGCTGATCGTACCGGATACGCTGACGCTGTCCGAAGCATTGGAAAGCTTCAAAACGGCGGGCGAAGATTTCGCGGTCATTCTGAACGAATATGCGCTGATCGTCGGTATCATCACACTTAACGACGTCATGACCACGCTGATGGGCGATCTTGTCGGTCAGGGAATGGAAGAGCAGATTGTCGCGCGCGATGAGAATTCCTGGCTGGTAGAAGGCGGTACGCCAATAGAAGACGTGATGCGGGCGTTGAATATTGATGATTTCCCACACTCCGGTAACTACGAAACCATTGGCGGTTTCATGATGTATACACTACGGAAAATCCCCAAACGTACCGATGCCGTGCGCTTTTCAGGCTATAAATTTGAAGTGGTGGACATCGACAGCTATAAGATCGATCAGCTGCTAGTTACGCGTCTGGAAAGTCGCCCAGCTGCTGCTGCCAGCGCAAACAGTGAGAGTGCGGAATAA
- a CDS encoding DUF1107 domain-containing protein, with translation MRIFERYNPLKVAKYVKTLFRGRLYIKGVGAFEFDYGKILLPKKQDKQHLLVMSEVNRQVIRLQAEMG, from the coding sequence ATGAGGATCTTCGAACGTTACAACCCTTTGAAAGTCGCCAAATATGTGAAAACCCTGTTTCGTGGGCGGCTGTACATAAAAGGGGTTGGTGCTTTTGAGTTCGACTACGGCAAAATTCTTTTGCCAAAGAAACAGGATAAGCAGCATCTTCTGGTGATGTCCGAAGTGAATCGCCAGGTCATCCGGCTTCAGGCTGAGATGGGATAA
- the msrA gene encoding peptide-methionine (S)-S-oxide reductase MsrA: MSSIDKTQRITQSDALPGRSTPMPVARLHIVNEHSMTHVPDHMSVAIFAMGCFWGAERLFWQQPGIYSTAAGYIGGYTPNPTYREVCSGQTDHAEAVRVVFDPAVISYGQLLQLFWENHDPAQGMRQGGDIGSQYRSAIYTLTPEQEKAALESLQRFQQAMRENGDSRAISTEIEPAGPFYYAEDDHQQYLHKNPNGYCGLGGINICLPPPR; the protein is encoded by the coding sequence ATGAGTTCGATTGATAAGACACAGCGGATTACGCAATCCGATGCTTTACCTGGGCGTTCCACCCCCATGCCGGTGGCCAGACTGCATATCGTAAATGAACATTCTATGACGCATGTACCAGACCATATGTCCGTGGCTATTTTTGCCATGGGTTGTTTCTGGGGCGCAGAGCGTTTGTTCTGGCAACAGCCGGGGATCTACAGCACAGCGGCGGGATATATTGGCGGTTATACGCCCAATCCAACCTACCGTGAAGTGTGCAGCGGGCAGACCGATCACGCTGAAGCGGTACGTGTCGTTTTCGATCCTGCGGTCATCAGCTACGGTCAGCTGCTGCAACTGTTCTGGGAAAATCACGATCCCGCTCAAGGTATGCGTCAGGGCGGTGATATCGGCAGCCAATACCGTTCCGCTATCTATACGCTCACGCCAGAGCAGGAGAAGGCCGCACTGGAAAGCCTTCAGCGCTTTCAGCAGGCAATGAGAGAGAACGGTGATAGTCGCGCTATCAGTACAGAAATCGAGCCGGCGGGCCCGTTCTACTATGCGGAAGACGACCACCAGCAATACCTGCACAAAAATCCAAATGGCTACTGTGGACTAGGTGGCATCAATATCTGTCTGCCACCTCCTCGTTGA
- the ipdC gene encoding indolepyruvate decarboxylase → MSESYTVGDYLLDRLTQVGIQHLFGVPGDYNLHFLDHVIRHPDITWVGCANELNAAYAADGYARCRPAAALLTTFGVGELSAINGIAGSYAECLPVIHIATAPSLASQRNGELLHHTLGDGDFRHFSRMAAEVTVAQASLTVENATTEIDRVIGEALAQHKPVYLFLPLDVAAAPAGTRPYSLVIPEPLRSDESLQAFTAAATTMLSEARSVSLLADFLAQRAGVAGQIQRWLDKTPLPHATLLMGKGTLNEQHRSFTGTYAGGGSHETIRAHIEDADVIISIGVRYTDTITTGFSHQISSEKNIDIQTTLARVGDRIFPSVPMSDAIAALEKITAMLASRWEYRAITPPALPQSEHTDTLNQREFWQQMQRFLRSGDILVTDQGTSCFGAATLRLPAGCHFIVQPLWGSIGYSLPAAFGAQIAEPERRVVLLIGDGSLQLTVQELGSIIRDRLNIVIVVLNNEGYTVERAIHGPEQRYNDIAAWNWTQLPAALGANENEILCEQVCSPAALAQMLEQVNAVSRLSLIEVVLPRMDIPALLHTITQSLETRNTVQ, encoded by the coding sequence ATGAGCGAAAGCTATACGGTAGGAGATTATTTACTGGATCGTCTGACACAGGTTGGTATTCAGCACCTCTTCGGCGTACCGGGCGATTACAACCTGCATTTTCTCGATCATGTCATCAGGCACCCAGATATCACTTGGGTGGGCTGTGCGAACGAGTTAAACGCCGCTTACGCCGCCGATGGCTATGCGCGGTGCCGTCCGGCGGCGGCACTACTCACCACCTTCGGCGTGGGTGAACTCAGCGCAATTAACGGCATTGCGGGCAGCTATGCAGAATGCTTGCCTGTCATTCACATTGCCACTGCACCCAGTCTCGCGTCACAACGCAATGGCGAATTGCTCCATCACACATTAGGTGACGGCGACTTCAGGCACTTTTCCCGCATGGCGGCAGAAGTTACCGTTGCGCAGGCCAGCCTCACCGTCGAGAACGCAACCACAGAGATCGACAGGGTTATTGGAGAAGCGCTTGCGCAGCATAAGCCGGTATACCTGTTTCTGCCATTGGACGTGGCGGCGGCACCTGCGGGTACACGACCGTATTCACTCGTTATCCCTGAACCACTCCGCTCTGATGAATCGCTGCAAGCTTTTACCGCAGCCGCCACCACGATGCTCAGCGAGGCAAGATCAGTCTCCTTGCTGGCTGACTTTCTGGCTCAGCGCGCTGGCGTTGCAGGGCAAATCCAACGCTGGCTTGATAAAACCCCGCTCCCCCACGCCACCTTGCTGATGGGGAAAGGCACGCTAAACGAACAACATCGCAGTTTTACCGGCACCTACGCGGGTGGCGGCAGTCACGAAACGATCAGGGCACACATCGAAGACGCGGATGTCATCATCAGCATTGGCGTGCGTTATACCGATACGATTACCACTGGCTTCAGCCACCAGATTTCGAGCGAAAAAAATATCGACATCCAGACCACGCTGGCTCGCGTTGGCGATCGGATTTTCCCCTCGGTTCCGATGTCAGACGCTATCGCCGCGCTGGAAAAAATCACCGCGATGCTCGCTTCACGCTGGGAATACCGCGCGATTACGCCCCCCGCCTTACCGCAATCAGAGCACACAGACACACTCAATCAACGGGAGTTTTGGCAACAGATGCAGCGGTTCCTCCGCTCTGGCGATATTCTCGTGACCGACCAAGGCACCTCCTGTTTTGGGGCCGCCACGCTCCGGTTACCCGCGGGCTGTCATTTCATCGTCCAACCGCTGTGGGGTTCAATAGGCTATTCTCTACCCGCCGCATTCGGCGCACAGATTGCCGAACCGGAACGACGCGTGGTGCTGTTGATCGGCGATGGCTCACTTCAGCTCACCGTACAGGAACTGGGCTCGATCATTCGGGATCGCCTGAACATAGTCATTGTGGTGCTGAATAACGAAGGCTACACCGTTGAACGCGCGATTCACGGCCCCGAACAACGCTACAACGATATTGCCGCCTGGAACTGGACACAGCTTCCTGCCGCGCTAGGGGCGAATGAAAACGAGATACTCTGCGAACAGGTATGTTCACCGGCCGCACTCGCACAGATGCTTGAGCAAGTGAATGCCGTGTCGCGTTTGTCGCTCATTGAAGTGGTATTGCCGAGAATGGATATTCCCGCGCTTTTACACACCATCACGCAGTCGCTTGAGACCCGCAATACCGTGCAGTAG
- a CDS encoding YtfJ family protein has translation MIKIRHLPLALFITPLLGSVSLTASAHTLILNQFVPPVGVADKGELQYLNNQFSYKNWNSAQLPGKVRVIQHIAGRTAAKEMNDPLISALKAATLPHDYYQTTTIVNTDDAIIGTGLFVRSRLEDNKKAFPWSQFIVDSNGNVRKTWQLQPQSSAIAVLDKQGKIRFAKEGALSGQEVQQVMSLLRQLLEEK, from the coding sequence ATGATAAAAATACGCCACCTGCCCCTCGCGCTCTTTATCACCCCGTTGCTGGGATCTGTTTCACTCACGGCCTCAGCGCATACGCTGATACTTAACCAATTCGTTCCCCCCGTCGGCGTCGCAGACAAGGGAGAGCTTCAGTACCTTAATAATCAGTTTAGTTATAAAAACTGGAACAGCGCGCAATTGCCCGGAAAAGTACGGGTGATACAACATATCGCTGGCCGAACCGCCGCCAAAGAGATGAATGATCCGCTCATCTCCGCTCTGAAGGCCGCTACCCTACCGCATGATTATTACCAAACGACGACAATCGTGAATACCGACGATGCCATCATCGGCACCGGCCTGTTTGTGCGTAGTCGCCTTGAGGACAACAAAAAAGCGTTTCCGTGGTCGCAATTTATTGTCGATAGCAACGGCAATGTGCGAAAAACCTGGCAGCTCCAGCCGCAAAGTTCGGCCATCGCCGTGCTGGATAAACAAGGGAAAATTCGATTCGCGAAGGAGGGAGCATTAAGCGGGCAAGAAGTGCAGCAGGTGATGTCCCTGCTGCGTCAGTTGCTGGAAGAGAAATAA
- a CDS encoding bifunctional 2',3'-cyclic-nucleotide 2'-phosphodiesterase/3'-nucleotidase: MKHSLALSLLATLVATTVHAATVDLRVLETTDLHSNMMDFDYYKDTPTDKFGLVRTASLIHAAREQATNSVLVDNGDLIQGSPLGDYMAAKGLKAGDVHPVYQAMNTLDYSVGNIGNHEFNYGLDYLHKALSGAKFPYVNANVLDAKTGKSLFTPYHIEDKSVTDREGKQHTLRIGYIGFVPPQVMVWDKANLTGKVTVEDITASAKKWVPEMRKQGADLVIVIPHSGLSAEPYKAMAENSVYYLSQIPGVDAIMFGHAHAVFPSNDFANIKGADIKQGTLNGVPAVMPGQWGDHLGVVDFTLNNDSGTWKVEQAKAEARPIYDKAQKKSLAAEDDKLVKVLSDAHKDTREFVSKPIGKSADNMYSYLSLIQDDPTVQIVNNAQRAYVEHFIQGDPDLADLPVLSAAAPFKAGGRKNDPASYVEVEKGQLTFRNAADLYLYPNTLVVVKVNGQQVQEWLECSAGQFKQIDTSKREPQSLLNWDGFRTYNFDVIDGVNYQIDVTQPARYDSECALINDKAHRIKGLTFNGKPIDPKATFLIATNNYRAYGEKFAGTGEKSVAFASPDENRSVLAAYISAETQKSGDVKPQADNNWHLAPIVSDTPLDIRFETSPSEKATAFIKEKAQYPMASVGNDDTGFAVYRIDLQHAK; the protein is encoded by the coding sequence ATGAAGCATTCACTGGCACTCAGCCTGCTTGCAACGCTGGTCGCCACGACCGTTCATGCCGCTACCGTTGATTTACGGGTATTGGAAACCACCGATCTGCACAGCAATATGATGGATTTCGATTACTACAAAGATACGCCAACCGATAAGTTTGGTCTGGTGCGTACCGCCAGCCTGATTCACGCCGCGCGCGAACAGGCCACCAACAGTGTGCTGGTCGATAATGGCGACCTGATTCAGGGCAGCCCGTTAGGCGACTACATGGCGGCAAAGGGGCTGAAAGCGGGCGATGTACACCCAGTTTATCAGGCGATGAACACGCTAGATTATTCCGTCGGCAATATCGGTAACCACGAATTCAACTATGGATTGGACTACCTGCACAAGGCCTTGTCTGGCGCGAAATTTCCTTATGTGAACGCCAACGTGCTGGATGCCAAAACGGGTAAATCCCTGTTTACGCCTTACCACATTGAAGACAAATCAGTCACGGATCGCGAAGGTAAGCAGCATACCTTACGCATTGGCTATATTGGCTTCGTCCCGCCGCAGGTCATGGTATGGGATAAAGCTAATCTGACCGGAAAAGTCACCGTGGAAGACATCACCGCCAGCGCGAAAAAGTGGGTACCGGAAATGCGCAAGCAAGGTGCCGATCTGGTGATTGTGATCCCTCACTCCGGTCTTTCTGCCGAGCCGTACAAAGCGATGGCGGAAAACTCCGTTTACTACCTCAGCCAAATCCCCGGCGTTGACGCGATCATGTTCGGTCATGCTCATGCGGTTTTCCCCAGCAATGACTTTGCCAACATCAAGGGCGCTGACATCAAACAGGGAACGCTCAACGGCGTGCCTGCGGTGATGCCGGGGCAATGGGGTGACCACCTCGGTGTCGTCGATTTCACATTGAATAACGACAGCGGCACATGGAAAGTGGAACAGGCGAAAGCGGAAGCCAGACCGATCTATGACAAAGCGCAGAAGAAATCACTGGCGGCGGAAGACGACAAACTCGTAAAAGTGCTTTCCGATGCACACAAGGACACGCGTGAGTTCGTCAGCAAGCCGATCGGTAAATCCGCAGACAACATGTACAGCTACCTGTCGCTGATTCAGGACGATCCCACGGTGCAGATCGTCAACAATGCTCAGCGCGCCTATGTAGAACATTTCATTCAGGGCGATCCCGACCTGGCCGATCTTCCCGTGCTGTCCGCTGCCGCGCCGTTTAAAGCCGGGGGGCGTAAAAACGATCCGGCCAGCTATGTCGAAGTAGAAAAAGGTCAGCTCACTTTCCGTAACGCCGCTGATTTGTATCTCTACCCAAACACGCTGGTGGTGGTGAAAGTCAACGGACAGCAGGTGCAGGAGTGGCTGGAATGCTCTGCGGGTCAGTTCAAGCAAATCGATACAAGCAAACGTGAACCGCAATCCCTGCTGAACTGGGATGGCTTCCGCACCTATAACTTCGACGTGATCGATGGCGTCAATTATCAGATTGATGTCACGCAACCTGCCCGCTATGACAGCGAATGCGCGTTAATCAACGATAAAGCACACCGTATCAAAGGGCTGACGTTTAATGGCAAACCGATCGATCCTAAAGCGACCTTCCTGATTGCCACCAACAACTACCGCGCCTACGGCGAGAAATTTGCTGGTACGGGGGAGAAGTCTGTAGCCTTCGCCTCACCGGATGAAAACCGCTCCGTTCTGGCGGCTTACATCAGTGCGGAAACGCAAAAGTCGGGAGACGTGAAGCCGCAGGCAGATAACAACTGGCATCTGGCCCCTATCGTCAGCGATACGCCGCTGGACATCCGTTTTGAAACGTCACCGTCAGAGAAAGCGACCGCGTTTATCAAAGAGAAAGCGCAGTACCCGATGGCGTCTGTCGGGAATGATGACACGGGCTTTGCGGTTTATCGTATTGACCTGCAACACGCTAAATAA
- a CDS encoding flavodoxin family protein — MSKNVVIYHSGYGHTQRLAQSVAEGAQAALIAIDAEGNITDAEWEQLAAADAIIFGAPTYMGGVPWQFKKFADASSKAWFSRTWSNKVFGGFTNSASLNGDKQVTLIYLQTLASQHGGIWVSLNQLPSNAKAAKRDDLNNLGGSVGLLAQTPSDASADEVIAGDLATGKLYGQRIADIAAKLAN, encoded by the coding sequence ATGTCAAAAAACGTCGTTATTTATCATTCCGGCTATGGCCACACACAACGTCTGGCACAATCCGTAGCAGAAGGCGCGCAAGCAGCGCTGATCGCGATTGATGCAGAAGGGAATATTACCGATGCAGAGTGGGAGCAACTCGCCGCTGCCGACGCGATTATTTTCGGTGCACCGACATACATGGGCGGCGTTCCATGGCAGTTCAAGAAATTTGCGGATGCCAGTTCTAAAGCCTGGTTCTCCCGTACGTGGAGCAACAAAGTGTTCGGCGGTTTTACTAACAGCGCCAGCCTGAACGGTGACAAGCAGGTTACGCTGATTTATCTGCAAACGCTGGCTTCACAGCACGGCGGGATTTGGGTCAGCCTGAACCAGTTGCCTTCCAATGCCAAAGCGGCAAAACGTGACGATCTGAACAACCTCGGTGGTTCCGTCGGCCTGCTGGCACAAACGCCTTCTGATGCCAGCGCAGATGAAGTGATCGCAGGCGATCTGGCAACGGGTAAGCTGTACGGTCAGCGCATCGCTGACATCGCTGCGAAGCTGGCAAACTAG
- the cysQ gene encoding 3'(2'),5'-bisphosphate nucleotidase CysQ, giving the protein MLEPICQLARDAGAAIMQVYDGQHPVDVAHKKDDSPVTAADLAAHRVIKDGLAAAYPDIPLLSEEDPPAWEIRRHWQRYWLVDPLDGTKEFLSRNGEFTVNIALIEDGQAVLGVVYVPVTGVMYSAAEGKAWKEENGQHRQISVKQAHPPLVVVSRSHADSELKDYLNQLGEHQTVAIGSSLKFCLVAEGEAQLYPRFGPTNIWDTAAGHAVAVAAGAQVNDWQGRPLSYIPRKSFLNPGFRVSLF; this is encoded by the coding sequence ATGTTAGAACCGATTTGCCAACTGGCCCGTGACGCCGGTGCTGCCATTATGCAAGTTTACGATGGGCAACACCCCGTGGATGTCGCACACAAGAAAGATGATTCACCGGTGACGGCTGCCGACCTTGCGGCGCATCGCGTTATTAAGGACGGGCTGGCCGCGGCGTATCCCGATATTCCTCTGCTGTCAGAAGAAGATCCGCCTGCGTGGGAAATCCGTCGGCACTGGCAGCGCTACTGGTTGGTCGACCCGCTAGACGGAACGAAAGAGTTCCTTAGCCGTAACGGTGAGTTCACGGTTAACATTGCGCTGATTGAGGACGGTCAGGCCGTACTGGGCGTCGTTTATGTACCGGTCACGGGGGTGATGTACTCCGCAGCGGAAGGCAAAGCCTGGAAAGAAGAGAACGGTCAGCATCGGCAAATTTCGGTGAAGCAGGCACACCCGCCGCTGGTGGTGGTCAGCCGCTCTCATGCCGATAGCGAGTTAAAGGACTATCTCAACCAACTGGGTGAGCACCAGACGGTGGCGATTGGGTCATCGCTAAAATTTTGTCTGGTGGCAGAAGGTGAAGCGCAGCTTTACCCGCGCTTTGGGCCGACCAATATTTGGGATACGGCCGCGGGCCATGCGGTAGCGGTGGCAGCTGGGGCGCAGGTTAACGATTGGCAGGGGCGCCCGCTGTCCTACATACCGCGTAAATCCTTCCTCAACCCCGGTTTTCGCGTCTCTTTATTTTAA
- the tamA gene encoding autotransporter assembly complex protein TamA, with product MPRYRMLGLMCALLMLVPESQAATVRLQVTGLEGQLQKNVRARLSTIAGDEVNADGRFRSRVDEAIRQGLRALGYYDPQIGFEFRPAVNGGRPVLIATVTPGEPIKIAGVDITLRGGAHDDKDYQQLVKDDRPEIGSVLNHSDYDRFKSGLNGLSLRKGYFDARFQQSQLGVMREEKEAFWDIDFDSGERYRFGVVHFQGAQIRDDYLQNLVPFHDGDAYTSEDLGELNRRLSATGWFNSVVVSPNFDQSKSTKVLPLDAVVTPRTRNRIETGVGYATDVGPRVKTTWNKPWVNSRGHSLESSLSVSAPEQLFDFSYKIPLLKNPLEQYYLLQGGFKREDLNDTQSDGTTLNVARYWDLSSGWQRAINLRWSLDHFTQASVTDTTMLIYPGVSINRTRQRGGLMPVWGDTQRYSIDISDTTWGSDINFAVVQAQNVWIRTLADKHRFVARGNLGWIETNNFSRVPPSLRFFAGGDRSIRGYKYKSIAPRDSDGKLTGASKLATGSLEYQYNVTGKWWGAVFVDSGEAVNDIKRSNFKTGSGVGVRWASPIGPVKFDVAMPIGDAEKKNDVQFYIALGPEL from the coding sequence GTGCCGCGATACCGGATGCTTGGCCTGATGTGCGCGTTGCTTATGTTGGTGCCTGAAAGCCAGGCGGCGACGGTGCGTCTACAAGTCACGGGGCTGGAAGGGCAGTTGCAAAAGAATGTGCGGGCGCGCTTATCCACCATTGCGGGCGATGAAGTTAATGCTGACGGGCGTTTCCGCTCACGCGTCGATGAAGCGATCCGCCAGGGGTTACGTGCGCTTGGCTATTACGATCCACAGATCGGTTTTGAATTTCGTCCTGCCGTTAATGGTGGACGACCCGTCTTGATTGCCACTGTCACTCCCGGTGAACCGATAAAAATTGCTGGGGTGGATATCACCCTGCGTGGCGGTGCGCACGACGATAAAGACTATCAACAGTTGGTTAAAGACGATCGCCCAGAAATCGGCTCGGTACTGAATCATAGCGATTATGATCGTTTTAAAAGCGGGCTGAACGGTTTGTCATTACGCAAAGGCTATTTCGATGCGCGTTTCCAGCAAAGTCAACTCGGCGTGATGCGCGAAGAAAAAGAAGCCTTTTGGGATATCGATTTTGATAGCGGGGAACGCTATCGCTTTGGCGTGGTACACTTTCAGGGTGCACAAATCCGCGATGATTATCTGCAAAATCTGGTGCCATTTCATGATGGTGATGCATATACCAGCGAAGATCTCGGCGAGTTAAACCGCCGTCTTTCTGCGACGGGGTGGTTCAATTCTGTCGTGGTGTCTCCCAATTTCGACCAGTCAAAAAGCACCAAGGTGCTGCCGTTAGATGCTGTAGTCACGCCGAGAACCCGTAACCGTATCGAAACCGGGGTGGGCTATGCCACCGATGTGGGGCCACGCGTTAAAACGACCTGGAATAAGCCTTGGGTGAATTCACGGGGTCACAGCCTGGAAAGCAGTCTGAGTGTGTCCGCGCCGGAGCAATTGTTTGATTTTAGTTACAAAATTCCTTTGCTGAAGAACCCGCTTGAGCAGTATTACCTACTGCAAGGCGGCTTCAAGCGCGAAGATCTCAACGACACCCAATCCGATGGCACCACGCTGAACGTGGCACGCTACTGGGATCTCTCCAGCGGTTGGCAGCGGGCGATTAATCTGCGCTGGAGTCTCGACCACTTTACGCAGGCGAGCGTAACGGATACCACGATGCTGATCTATCCGGGCGTCAGCATTAACCGAACCCGGCAACGTGGCGGGCTGATGCCGGTATGGGGCGATACGCAGCGCTATTCTATCGACATTTCTGACACCACATGGGGATCGGATATCAATTTTGCCGTGGTTCAGGCGCAAAACGTCTGGATCCGCACACTGGCGGATAAACACCGCTTTGTCGCGCGCGGCAATCTGGGCTGGATTGAGACCAATAATTTCTCCCGCGTTCCCCCCTCACTGCGTTTCTTTGCTGGTGGCGATCGCAGCATTCGTGGATATAAATATAAATCTATTGCGCCGCGCGACAGCGACGGCAAACTGACGGGAGCGTCCAAACTGGCGACGGGCTCGCTCGAGTACCAATACAACGTGACGGGAAAATGGTGGGGTGCGGTTTTTGTTGATTCAGGTGAAGCAGTGAACGACATCAAACGGAGTAACTTCAAGACGGGTTCAGGCGTCGGTGTACGCTGGGCTTCGCCGATTGGTCCGGTGAAATTCGATGTTGCCATGCCGATTGGCGATGCAGAGAAGAAGAATGATGTTCAATTCTATATCGCGCTGGGGCCTGAATTATGA